A portion of the Pomacea canaliculata isolate SZHN2017 linkage group LG13, ASM307304v1, whole genome shotgun sequence genome contains these proteins:
- the LOC112553680 gene encoding cartilage matrix protein-like, whose protein sequence is MEKSTSIFCLLTVSFIVLVQLHASWAFTLSREGETEMQSDAWADDIMVDTWNGVPRGCRAKPADVYFVLDTASGTSDAAVQQQQQFLASLAALFPLSKTAVRVGIISVGHRPEVTARLGRKDKMADLQQAVHSTPRVGGLPDIAQALRYLRLKAFAPDTARKEVAHAVIMMTNGNSLNAKEAAAEAELLRGQGVYLYAVSTSADQKVDKTELMRLASQPADKFVYDTSDYNIVESLIDLLHVELCNYQVLPPIKTKDAMCASRRPTDVAFVVEHLGLGSPKTQRLLDFIQSMLSEMDPDSDIKAAILTSKDPIPRKALSSKVDTIQHLEQRLGKVVFPDLGTLLKRARKTLGHRVRGEEEVEDEEVQKVVVVFVDDSVEMTSHALEEARANKRHKLDTYVVVVGNLTKPTAPLLHVANGSDHVIYVDSYDDLESQSVLSQVLTTLCRGL, encoded by the exons ATGGAAAAAAGCACAAGCATCTTCTGTCTGCTGACAGTCAGCTTCATCGTCCTTGTCCAG cTCCATGCTAGCTGGGCATTTACACTAA GCCGGGAAGGCGAAACTGAGATGCAGTCGGACGCGTGGGCTGATGACATCATGGTGGACACGTGGAATGGCGTGCCTAGAG GATGTCGTGCCAAGCCTGCTGACGTGTACTTCGTGCTGGACACAGCAAGCGGCACGTCCGACGCGGcggtgcagcagcagcagcagttccTGGCCTCCCTGGCGGCGCTGTTCCCGCTGTCCAAGACAGCCGTGCGTGTGGGCATCATTTCTGTCGGCCACAGGCCAGAGGTCACCGCTCGCCTGGGCCGCAAGGACAAGATGGCCGACCTGCAGCAGGCCGTGCACAGCACACCACGTGTCGGAGGGCTCCCTGATATCGCGCAG GCGCTAAGGTATCTCCGGCTGAAAGCCTTCGCACCAGACACGGCCAGGAAGGAAGTGGCCCACGCGGTGATCATGATGACAAACGGAAACTCCCTGAACGCCAAAGAGGCTGCGGCGGAAGCGGAGCTGCTGCGGGGTCAGGGAGTGTACCTGTACGCGGTGTCGACCTCGGCTGATCAGAAGGTCGACAAGACAGAACTCATGCGCCTCGCCTCGCAGCCGGCAGACAAATTTGTTTACGACACCAGCGACTACAACATCGTCGAGTCTTTGATAGACCTGCTGCACGTGGAGCTGTGTAATT ACCAAGTCCTGCCCCCTATCAAAACCAAGGATGCCATGTGCGCAAGCCGTCGTCCGACAGATGTCGCCTTTGTGGTGGAGCACCTTGGTCTGGGCAGCCCCAAGACACAACGCCTTCTCGACTTCATCCAGTCCATGCTGTCGGAAATGGATCCCGACTCAGACATCAAGGCCGCCATCTTGACCAGCAAGGACCCCATCCCTCGCAAGGCCCTCAGCAGCAAAGTGGACACAATCCAGCACCTGGAACAGCGCCTGGGCAAAGTTGTCTTCCCCGATCTAGGAACCTTGCTAAAGAGGGCGCGCAAGACGCTGGGTCATCGCGTGCGCGGGGAGGAGGAAGTGGAGGACGAGGAGGTGcagaaggtggtggtggtcttcGTCGATGACTCGGTGGAGATGACATCACACGCGCTGGAGGAAGCGCGAGCCAACAAGCGCCACAAGCTCGACACCTACGTCGTCGTGGTCGGCAACCTCACTAAGCCCACCGCCCCTCTCTTGCACGTGGCCAACGGATCCGACCACGTGATCTACGTGGACAGCTACGACGACCTTGAGTCCCAGTCTGTGCTGAGCCAGGTCCTGACGACTCTTTGCAGAG GGTTGTAG